The window CTGATGCAACTGCGGCGCATGGGGCGAGATGACCTGACGGCACATGGTTTCCGCTCGACGTTCAGAGACTGGTGTGCCGAAGCCACCGCCTACCCAAAAGACGTAATTGAAATGGCCCTGGCGCATGCCATCGAGAACAAAGTCGAGGCGGCTTACCGTCGCGGTGATCTGCTGGAAAAACGCCGCCGACTGATGGCGGATTGGGCCGCCTTCTGCGAGCAGAGGCAGTCGGCCGGCGACGTGGTTCCGATCCGCAAAACAGCCTGATGGGCAGCCACCCCCCCTCTCTCAGCGAGTGAGCAGTGTGAGCGATGTGAGCGGATCAAATAAATCAATGACTTACACGTGAGCAGATAACACCGTACATGTGGGCAGGCCAAAAATGTGAGCGACGCCGCTAAACCGCTGCAAGCCAATACTGGCGCGGCTTTCAGGCCGATTTGCGATGCATGTTCCTTGTTGGCGAGCTGCTTAAAATTTGTGCAAAATCTCAGGGTTTTCGGCCCATTTTGAGGCCTTTTCCCCCCCTGAAAATCAGCGCGAATTGCTTTCTTGCCAGCCCCTACCGGGCGGGGCCGCAATTGCCTTTGGTGCAATCATTGCATTACAATTTAACATGCCCACGGTCAAGCTATTTGGCGATTGCGCCATTCAGGTCTACCCACGCGACCACGCGCCGCCGCATTTTCACGTGGTGTTTTCGGATGGTTCTCGCTGCGCGGTGGCAATTGATGATCTGGCGGTGATTGCGGGACGGGTTCCAGCCCGGCGCCTGCGGCCGGCACTCGAATGGGCTGCGGCAAATCGCGAGGCCCTGCAAACCATATGGAAGGAAGTCAACCAATGAAAGCGCCCACTGTTCTGAACGTAAGCGCTTGCCCGCCCAGCGTACTGAGCATCGAATGGTCAACCGGTGAAACCCTGCGCACGGATATTGGCGAGCAGATCGAACGCTTCGAACTGCTGCATTCCCTGCGTGATGCTGCGTGCTTCGCCCAGGCGGCGCCCGGTCTGTGGGGGCATAGCGTGATGTGGGGTGGCGCTGCCGATATGGGGGCCGACCAGCTTTACGAGCTGGGCCGGCAGCAGGCAGGCTTGCCGACACCGGCAGAGTTTAGCGACTGGATGAAGCGCCACCGCCTGACGTTGACGACGGCCGCGACGGCGCTAGGTCTGTCGCGGCGCATGGTGGCGTATTACTGCTCCGGGTCGAAGCCGATCCCGCTGGTAGTCGGGCTGGCCTGCCTTGGCTGGGAAATGCGCCACAGGGCTGCGGCGTGAGCCACGACGCACCAGCTTTCGGCAATATGGCCGCCGGCCCATCGGCGGGTCAGGAGGCGGCACAATGAACGAAGAGGTATTGCAAATCCGCGTAGGCTTCCCCGTTGCCGATAGCCTGGCCGATGCCGCCGGAACCATGACGGCAATCGAGAGCGGCGCCAGCCCGGCGCATCATTTCGGCATGGGCTTTGCCGATATGGGGCAGATGCTGGCCGTATTCACCCCCAAGCGCTGGGAGTTGATCGGCAAGCTACGTGAAATCGGCCCGGCGTCGGTGGCCGAGCTGGCGCGGCAACTGGGGCGTGATTACAAGAACGTCCACGGCGACGTTGAAAAGCTTGCCGAATGGCTGGCGATCGAGCGCGGCGACAATGGCAAGGTATGCGTGCCCTATGCCGAGATCGTGCTCGACATGCGCTTGCCGGATCGGGCGGCGGCATGACCACGCCAGTTATCCTGGCCGTAACAGCCACGCCGCCGGCCGGGCTGCTGATCGAGTGGTCAAGCGGGGAGATATTGCTAATCGAGATTGGCGCCCAGATCGAGTGCTTTCCGGCGCTGCATGTCCTGCGTGATGGCGAACGATTCGCCAGGGCGAAACCGGGCGTAGATGGCCGTGGCCTGAGCTGGGGCGATGGCGCGGAGATCAGCGCTGATTTGCTGTACTGGCTGGGCAAGGAGCAGGCGCCAATAGACGAGCAGCGGCTGCGGCTAGCTGGGTACGTTCAAATCTATCGGAGCGGCGGCGCCCTGGCTGACGAGCTTGTCAGCACGGTTGAAGCCCTGCGCCACCCCGGCGGAGAGCCAATATCCGCCGAGTTGTGCGGCCTGCTGCTCGATCTGCTGAGGGGCAAAACCAAGGCCGGGAAGCGCGTGCCGGTATCGGCTACCGTCATCCGCGAATCGTTCCAGCGGATGTATGAACGCATGAAAGTGGATGATTTTGCCAAAGGCCAACCCGTGTGGGAGGAAACGCTTTCATCCGCCAGTTTTCTAGCGGGCCACATCCCGCGACTTAGTGACGGCCAGCAGCCCTCAAATCCGGCCGTTAAGCGGTACGTCGCCGTTGCCAATAGCCTGGCCGCTGCCTGGAGACTGAGCCTGCCCACGGTTTGCGATTACATCTCGGGCCGGAAAAAACATAAATCCCAAGGGCGCAAATCCACCTAACACAAGCCGCGCGAATTGTCACATGGAATAAATCGCCAGTTTTTCCATGTGATACGTTTTCCCCCGTTACATAAAGTGCCTCCATCCAATGCATTCCGCATGGGTCCTTATGGAAAGGCACACAATGAAGCCACAGCACGTCAAGCAGGCCACCCCCCAGGTGGAAGTTACCCATATCCCCTCGATTGACCCCCTCCTGCGCTTGCCGGATGTTGAGGCCGCGACGGGGTTCAAACGCTCGCACATCTATGCCTTGATGGCCCGCGGCGATTTTCCGAGAACGATACGAATCGGCACTAACGCAGTCGCGTGGAGGCTGTCCGATATTGCTATGTGGATTGCCGGACGCGTGGAGGCCGCATGATGACCGCCACCGCCACCGCCACCGACATTCTGCGGCAAGTCACGTTCATCCCTGTAGATGAGGCCTTGTCGCGCCTGGCCGGGCGCATGTCGCCAGCAGCGCCATACCTGAATCGCCGGATTGAAGAGTTGACGCTCGCCGCCCGGCCAATTCACTCGAATGACGGAAAGGTAGCGGCAGTGTGGCCTAATGGCGCCGTGGTCGTACTGCGGGCCAGCGAGGCGGCGGCATTCATCGCCCTGCGCGGTGAGGTGCTGCCTGGATGGTGGCCCGCAGCCAAGCCGTCTGCCCGCAAACTGTGTGATGTCGTTGAAGCGCTGGAAGTCGGCTACGCGGCGTTTGTGGAAGCGGCTGCCGGGAAATACCCCGGCCAACTTGCCGACGCCGCCGAGGCTGACTGCCTGGCAACGATCCGGGGGCACAGATGAGACAAGCCCCCTATCGCAAACCCTCCAGCAGCAGGCGCCGCGCCCGCGCCAAGGCTGCCCGCCATCAGGGCCAGCGCCCGCCCGAGTGCCGCCACCAGCCCCGGTGCACCTGCTGCGGCGCTGTCGCGCATGCCGGTTTACTGGTGCTGGGTGCGGTGCTCGCCGTACCAGGTGCTTGGCTCGATGCATCGGCCTGCGCTGCCTGTGTGCAGATCGGCATTCTGAGCCGCAGCGGCCGCGAGCGGCTGTTACGCGCCATGCTGCGTGGGGCGCCGGCATGATGCCCACAGCCATTGCAGCGCGAGCCACCTGGCGCCATAATGCAGCCGTCGCAGTCAATCCTGCGACCGAGTTTGACAGCTCGAATAAGTTAGGCGGACAGCCGCCACATGCGGCTATTGTTTTGTCCGAAATGCCTAGTCACGCCTCTACGGCGGGCCGGGCGGGGGCACCTACGGGTGCGCCGGTGCCTAGCTTCCGGTCTGTCAACCCCGTTTCGGCCCGCCACCCTCGTTTGACAGCGAGGTGCGGGAATACAAACCGCACACTAGGAGGCCAGATCATGGCTAGTACTCAATCCCGCGCCGACACGGCGCCTGCAGCAACCCTTTTCCCCGCCAATTACAGCCGCAAGGTGGCAAAGCGCAACATCAGCCCGGATGTGGCACGCATCGCCGGCTTGTATCCGCATTTGCAGTTCTGCGATTACGGCGATGGCGTGTGTTTTGTGACTGGCGACGAAGCCAGTTTGCGCGCCTTGAACCTGATCCCTACCGGTGCCCGTATTCCGCAGAAGCCCCGAACCTGGGTCGAATTCTGTTCGTGGATCGTGGGGAATTGCCCTCTCTACGGCTACAAGCTGTCCATGACGGTCAAGCATGAGCTGTGTGTCTGGTTTGTGCGCGCCGCTTTCATCGATCCCACCTATCTGGCTTTTCGCCGGCTGCATCTGGCGCCGTCAGCAGACCTACTGACCGGCGAAGCCGCAGACATTTACTGACTGACAGGGGAAATCGCATGAAAACCGACAGCAAAAACGCATCGGCGGGCTTTGCTCGCCCGGCCATTCCGCAAAACCCGTTGATCGACAGTATCACCGCCAACACGCTGACCAACTGCCGAGCAGCGCTTGCGGCCTTGCAAGACTTGAACCTGGCGCCGGGGGATACGGATGAACACGCCAGCCACGGCGTCTGGCTGATCCAGCAGTGTATTTCCGAGGCGCTGACCTACGAAATCGAGCGCGACCGAGCAGACAGACGCGCGGCTGGCCCGCGCCTGTCCGGTATCTATCGGCCCGAACCGGGTGAAGGTGGGCATGATGGCTGACCGCCTCGATTTCGACCTGATCAAGCGCCAGGCTGTCGGCCAGTGGGTTGACATCCTGACTGCCGCCGGCCTGCCGCGCGAGGCGCTGACCAAGCGCCACAAGCCGTGCCCGATGTGCGGCGGGACCGACCGTTTCAGCTTCAAGGATAGAGAAGGCCGTGGCACCTACGTGTGCAACCAATGCCGCCCGCAAGGCGGCGATGGCTTTCACCTGCTCGCGGCCTGGCTCGATTGCGATTTCATCGGGGCCATGCGCAACGTGGCCGGGCATCTGCATATCGCGCCCATCACGCCAGGCATGCCGATTGCCGCCACGCAAAGGGCTCTTGCAGCCCCTGCCGTGGTTCCGCCGGACATCGAGCGCTTGAAGCGTGCCGCGCGGCGCATCGCGGCCTTATGGCGCGAGGCCGGGCCGGTGACGGGCGCCTGTCCCGTTGGCCGCTACCTGGCCCGCCGTGGCCTGCGGCTCGATGCCTACCCGGCCGCGCTGCGCCATCACCGCGCCTTGCCGTACTACCAGCCCAGCGACGATGGCGCCGCGCCAGTGAAGCTGGGCGAGTGGCCGGCGATGCTGGCGGCCATCCAGCAGCCCGGCGGCAAGTGCATCGCGCTGCACCAAACCTGGCTGACGCCAGACGGAGACAAGGCCGCTGTCCCTTGCGTGAAGAAGTGGACCGCGACTAGCGGCACCGCGCGTGGCGCTGCGATACGGCTGTTTGAGCCTGATACCCGCCTGGCCCTGACCGAAGGTATCGAGACTGCTTTGGCTGTACGCCAGGCCAACGGCTGGCCGGTGTGGGCGGCTGTGTCGGCGTGGGGATTGGAGCATGTCGAAATACCGCCCGGCGTGGCATCGGTACTGATCGCCGCTGACCACGACCCAGCCGGCACCAAGGCGGCCCAGGCGCTGGCCCAAAGGCTGACGCAAGAAGGCCGGCAGGTGCGGCTACTGTTACCGACCGAAGCCGGCAAAGACTGGCTCGACGTATTGAACGACTACCGCCCGTTTGAATGACGACCGCGCCGAAGAGCGTGAACAGGAGATTCGATCAAGGGGAGATGGACAGCAGCGCCAGCCCTGGCGCTGTGGAAAGGCTTAGCAATGAATGATTTGGACAGACTCAGAAATGTTGAAGCGGCGCCGGAATACACCGACACCGCCTCATTGGACGCGACACCCGAGCCGCTACTCGACGCCGCACAGCACAGCAACACCAAAGAGAATGATGCCACAGCGAAGCCCGGCGGCAAAGCCACAAGAACGCCCACCAAGGCAACGCCAGCGGGCGGCAAGGCCAAGGCATCGCCCACTGTGCGCAAGAGCGACAGCGGTAACTGGAGCGCTGGCGACAAAGGGGTTTTCTTCAAGGCTGACCCTGACAGCGACGCACCACCCACCTACGTGTGCGCCCGGCTCGATGTGCTGGAGCAGACACGTGATGAGGCCGGCGGGAGCTGGGGCAAGCTGGTGCGTTTTACCGATCCTGACCAGAACCCCAAGGAAATGAACCTGCTATCGTCCGACCTGGCTACCGAGGGCGGCGGCCCGGTGATCAGGCAGCTTGCCGATGCCGGCCTGCGTATTGGGTCGGGGCTCAAGGCACGTGAATACCTGTTGCGCTACCTGCGCGAACAAGACCCCATTGGCCGCGCGCTGCTGGTGGACAAATCGGGCTGGCATGCGCCGGTGTTCCTGCTAGGCGAAGAGCAGATTGGCGAAGCCCCTGAGAGACGGGTGTTTGCCGCTGGCGCTGGCCGCGCGCCAGCCCCGTACAGCCACAAGGGCAGCCTCGACGAGTGGCGGCGCAACGTGGCCGCGCTGTGCGTCGATAACCCGCTGCTGCTGTTCGCTAGCGCTGCGGCCTTTGCCGGGCCACTGCTGGAGCTGATCGGCGCCGAGTCGGGCGGGTTTCATGTGTACGGCAACAGCTCGCAAGGCAAGTCTACCTTGCTCTCGATGGCGGCATCGGTTTGGGGCAAGCCCGCTGACTACTGCAAGACCTGGCGGGCCACCGACAACGCCCTTGAGGGTATCGCCCGCGCCTACGCCGATACGCTGCTGCTGCTCGACGAGATCAAGGAATGCGACCCCCGCGTCATCGATCAGACGGTGTATATGCTGGGGAATGGAAAAGCAAAAGCCCGGGCGACTGACACGGGCGGGTTACGCAAGGCGGCAAGCTGGCGGCTGCTGTTCCTGTCGGCCGGCGAGCTGACCCTACAGCAGCACCTGGCCAGTGTCGGCAAGCAAGGCTTCGCTGGATTGGAGATGCGCCTGTTGTCGCTCCCGCTGCCGGA is drawn from Chitinivorax sp. PXF-14 and contains these coding sequences:
- a CDS encoding DUF4160 domain-containing protein, whose translation is MPTVKLFGDCAIQVYPRDHAPPHFHVVFSDGSRCAVAIDDLAVIAGRVPARRLRPALEWAAANREALQTIWKEVNQ
- a CDS encoding helix-turn-helix transcriptional regulator; the protein is MKPQHVKQATPQVEVTHIPSIDPLLRLPDVEAATGFKRSHIYALMARGDFPRTIRIGTNAVAWRLSDIAMWIAGRVEAA
- a CDS encoding toprim domain-containing protein — encoded protein: MMADRLDFDLIKRQAVGQWVDILTAAGLPREALTKRHKPCPMCGGTDRFSFKDREGRGTYVCNQCRPQGGDGFHLLAAWLDCDFIGAMRNVAGHLHIAPITPGMPIAATQRALAAPAVVPPDIERLKRAARRIAALWREAGPVTGACPVGRYLARRGLRLDAYPAALRHHRALPYYQPSDDGAAPVKLGEWPAMLAAIQQPGGKCIALHQTWLTPDGDKAAVPCVKKWTATSGTARGAAIRLFEPDTRLALTEGIETALAVRQANGWPVWAAVSAWGLEHVEIPPGVASVLIAADHDPAGTKAAQALAQRLTQEGRQVRLLLPTEAGKDWLDVLNDYRPFE
- a CDS encoding DUF927 domain-containing protein, encoding MNDLDRLRNVEAAPEYTDTASLDATPEPLLDAAQHSNTKENDATAKPGGKATRTPTKATPAGGKAKASPTVRKSDSGNWSAGDKGVFFKADPDSDAPPTYVCARLDVLEQTRDEAGGSWGKLVRFTDPDQNPKEMNLLSSDLATEGGGPVIRQLADAGLRIGSGLKAREYLLRYLREQDPIGRALLVDKSGWHAPVFLLGEEQIGEAPERRVFAAGAGRAPAPYSHKGSLDEWRRNVAALCVDNPLLLFASAAAFAGPLLELIGAESGGFHVYGNSSQGKSTLLSMAASVWGKPADYCKTWRATDNALEGIARAYADTLLLLDEIKECDPRVIDQTVYMLGNGKAKARATDTGGLRKAASWRLLFLSAGELTLQQHLASVGKQGFAGLEMRLLSLPLPDRGLFVALHGQADGAAFSNHVKAMTGRYHGAAGRAFLHALVTNRAGLAAGIRSAQDAFIGSCVPGGAHGQVSRAAARFALVGIAGELATGWGVTGWPEGAALAAATECFKTWLRGRGTAGSTEERDIVKRLAAFLEAHGEGRFTRLTDDKTSDADNHKGKTLARVGYRWLRRPGCIEAGDGSPVVGEAGYSLDESATWVYYVFSEAWAKDIFAGMNFRQANKVLLQHGVIAPGSGGKASKSRNEARLPNVEIPGRVYVVDGSKLADVMGAMDD